DNA sequence from the Oligoflexus sp. genome:
GGTCAATCGCATCGATGATCTGATCATAGGCATAGCCGCTCGACTGAGGCATACGGCTTTCATCCAGATTCAAAATATCCGCCACCTTTTTTCGATGTTCAGCTTTGGTGAAATCGCGTCCTCCCAAAAGGCTCGCCGTATTGGAGAAGAGTCGCGACCCCATAGCATTGCACTGACCTGTGATGGAATTCGCGCCGGTCCCTGGCTTTCCCATATGGCCCGTCATGAGCGCAAGATTGATGAGCGCCTGGGCCGTGAGCACACCCTGATGACTTTGATTGACGCCCATCGTCCACCAGAAGGAAACCCGCTTGCCTTCGGCGATCAGTCGCGCCAATTCCTCGACCTCATCCCTTCGCATGCGGCAGTGATCGGCGACGTATTCCGGCGTAAAGGATGCGACGTGATTGCGAAACTTTCCAAAGTCCTCGGTATGTCGCGCGACGAAGTCCGGATCCCAGGCGTTCCATTCCAAAAGAAGATGCGCGACGCCATAAAAAAGAGTCAGATCCGTCTTCGGCTCGGGAGCGAAATGATGGGTCGCTGCCTGCGCGGTTTCCGTGCGCCGGGGATCCACGACGATGATGCGCGGCTGATGCGGATTCCGCGTTATCCTTTCCCATAGAATCGGATGCGCTATGCAAAGGTTGGAACCCACCAGCACGATGGTGTCGCTCTCTTCCAAATCCTGATAGGTGTAGGGCGGAGCATCAAAACCAAAGCTTTGCTTATAGGCGACCACCGCACTGGCCATGCACTGCCGCGTGTTGCCGTCGCCATGCAGAAAACCCATGCCGCATTTGGCGAGCGTTCCCAAAAACGCCAGCTCTTCGGTGGGAATCTGTCCCGTCCCTAAAAACGCGACGCTTCCTTTTCCGTATTTCTCCTGCAGCGCCTTCATGCGACTCACAAACGTGAGCACGGCATATTCCCAGCCCACAGCCGTCCAACCGCCATCTTCATTTCGCCGTAAAGGCTGCACCGCCCGCTCGGGACTTTCCAGTACCCGCAGCGCCTCCCATCCTTTGGGGCAGGCCATGCCTTGATTCACAGGATAACGTCCATCCGGAGTCAGGTTGATCGCCTTCCCTTCCTTCATGTGAATGACGAGGCTGCAGCCTGTGGAGCAGTATCCGCACACCATGGTCGTCAAGGCATCCGGCTGCAAACGCGAGGGCAGATGCCCCAAACCCAAAGCGTTGGGTTTGAGGCGCAGCTCTTCGGTCAAGGTTCCATCATGGGAGCGGAGGAGCTCCCGGAGTGAAGAAAGACTGATCATAAAGACTCCGCTTTTGAATCAAAGTCCCGGCATGCCACGGGACAGGGCACTGCGGAAAAAGAGGGAACGTTCGCAGTATTCCCCAAGAAAGCAGGCCACCGCAGCCAGGATGATAAAGCTGGCGGCTCCCGTTCCGGCCAGGGCCAGCACCAAGGCACTGGCGCAAACCCAGGCCGACATCCAACGCAGCCAGGTCCAGCCACTGAGCAGTTTCCACTGCAAAAGAAGCGAGCGGAGCGGCAGCGTATAACCGGATCGCAGCGGCAGATGCTCGCGGGCTTCCAGCGCGCATTTGACGAAGAGTATGAAAAGCGTAAGGCCAATGGTCAGTTCATGAACCCAGGTCTCATCCACCAGCGCGACCAGCAGCGTTCCAAAAAGCCCAAGCAGCAGAGTCGTTCCCCCGAAGCGTAAAAAGCAGCGGAACGGGCTCCAGGTCGTGCGCCGGGTTTCGATGTAAATCATTGTGCTGCAAAAAATACCAAGCAGCCCTGTGGCCAGCAGCAAGGATTTCCCCAAAGTCCAACCTGAAGCCTGAATGCCCTGATCCCAAAATTCAAACAGCGCTGCCGTCATGAAAAGATGGAAAGCGAGAATCTCCCGACTCATCCAGGATGTTCGAAGTCCCAGCATGAATCGCCAGGCCTTCAAAGGTCGTCCCAGATGCAGCGTGGCAAGCCCAAGCGAAAGAGTCACAAGGCCCACGGAAACGGCCGTCATCCAGGGTGAAAGAGGAATCTGAAAGAGTGTGGCGAAAAAAAGCCAGAGCAGCATGCCGACGCCCGCCTGGGAAAGCAGGAGCATCCACACCAAAGGCTGATGCGGCGCCTGAGCTTCCAATTGAAAATGATTGGCAGCCCTTAAGCCATCAGGCAGCTCGCCTTTTTTGGTGTAAAGAGTTGAAGGCACGGTCAGATGCGGTTCGGCGGACGCGGGCAAAAAAGTTTGCCGCGTGAGTTCCGCCTGATCGACGATTCCGATGTGAATGGCATCGGTCGGGCAGGCCTGGGCGCAGGCCGGTGCTTCACCCTGATCCAGCCTTGCGCTGCACATATCGCATTTGCGCACGATGCCGAGCCGCGCGTTGTAGACAGGAACATCATAGGGGCACATCATCATACAGTACTGACAGCCGATGCACTGATCATCCAGATGCCTGACGATTCCCGTGCGCGGATCTTTTTCATAGGCTTTGACAGGACAGCCCAGGGCACAGGCCGGTTCCAAACAGTGGTGACAGGCACTCGTCACGGTCTGGCTGAAGGGGAAAAGCCCGGGCTGCGTTTGCTCCAATGTTCCGACCTTGCGCCATGTCTCATGACGATCCAGACCATTCATGGTATGACAGGCCGTGACACAGGACTTGCAGCCCGAGCACGCATCGAGATCGACTTCAAAACGATACTGCTGTCCTGGTGCCGGCTGCACCAAAGGAATCAGACTCTGATATTTGCCCGTCCCTGATTCCTTCCGCTCCGCAAAGACGGTTACCGCGCTCTGCAGTGTGGTATCCTGCTGCTGCCGCAGAAGTTCGCGAACCGTTCGCTCAAGCTCAACTGGCGCCACGACGCTCCTCCTCATCCGGCAGATCAAGGAAGACCCGACCTCCTTCCACCTTCACCGGATAGGTCCTGATTCGCCATTCCTCCTCACCACCCAGATGCCGTCCGTCCTTCAAACAGAAGCTATGTTTATGCAGGGGACAGGCCACCTTCGGTGTCCCTGCGGCATCACCGACTATGCCGCGCGCCAGGACGGTTTGCCCGTCATGCGGGCAGCGATTATCCATCGCATACCAGTCCGTGCCATTGGCGAAATTAAAAAGCGCGATCTGCTTCTCGCCCCATTTGATGCAGGCTCCACCATTACCGGGAATATCGTCCACTTCGCAAACGGCTCTCCACATGACCAGCTCCTTCATGTTCAGTTGAGTAGTCCAGCGGGCGCGATCTGCCCACGCTGCCGGGTAAACTGAATGGTCTCATCCGGCTCGCTCGTATTCACGAAGCTGCGGAATTGTTTCAAACGCTCGGGTGATTCCAGAGTCGTTTTCCATTCACATTGGAAGGCTTGCACAAGGGATTCCATTTCGGCTTCCATCTCGGCCCCAATGCCGAAGG
Encoded proteins:
- a CDS encoding DmsC/YnfH family molybdoenzyme membrane anchor subunit, which translates into the protein MAPVELERTVRELLRQQQDTTLQSAVTVFAERKESGTGKYQSLIPLVQPAPGQQYRFEVDLDACSGCKSCVTACHTMNGLDRHETWRKVGTLEQTQPGLFPFSQTVTSACHHCLEPACALGCPVKAYEKDPRTGIVRHLDDQCIGCQYCMMMCPYDVPVYNARLGIVRKCDMCSARLDQGEAPACAQACPTDAIHIGIVDQAELTRQTFLPASAEPHLTVPSTLYTKKGELPDGLRAANHFQLEAQAPHQPLVWMLLLSQAGVGMLLWLFFATLFQIPLSPWMTAVSVGLVTLSLGLATLHLGRPLKAWRFMLGLRTSWMSREILAFHLFMTAALFEFWDQGIQASGWTLGKSLLLATGLLGIFCSTMIYIETRRTTWSPFRCFLRFGGTTLLLGLFGTLLVALVDETWVHELTIGLTLFILFVKCALEAREHLPLRSGYTLPLRSLLLQWKLLSGWTWLRWMSAWVCASALVLALAGTGAASFIILAAVACFLGEYCERSLFFRSALSRGMPGL
- a CDS encoding nitrate reductase — protein: MISLSSLRELLRSHDGTLTEELRLKPNALGLGHLPSRLQPDALTTMVCGYCSTGCSLVIHMKEGKAINLTPDGRYPVNQGMACPKGWEALRVLESPERAVQPLRRNEDGGWTAVGWEYAVLTFVSRMKALQEKYGKGSVAFLGTGQIPTEELAFLGTLAKCGMGFLHGDGNTRQCMASAVVAYKQSFGFDAPPYTYQDLEESDTIVLVGSNLCIAHPILWERITRNPHQPRIIVVDPRRTETAQAATHHFAPEPKTDLTLFYGVAHLLLEWNAWDPDFVARHTEDFGKFRNHVASFTPEYVADHCRMRRDEVEELARLIAEGKRVSFWWTMGVNQSHQGVLTAQALINLALMTGHMGKPGTGANSITGQCNAMGSRLFSNTASLLGGRDFTKAEHRKKVADILNLDESRMPQSSGYAYDQIIDAIDRGEIKGLWIIATNSAHSWVQQNRLKNALSKLEFLVVQDMYLTSETAQLADLVLPAAGWGEKEGTFINSERRIGRIRKVAKAPGQALADFSILRLLAEAWGLGHEFSEWTDPESVFKMLSRLSEGQPCDFSRLQSYEDLGAYGVQWPVPEGEVAAERRLFADGRFFHSDGRARFVFADPVQPRERTSAEFPYLLLTGRGTSAQWHTETRTRQSPMLKRLYRDEAIIEICPEDAQREGWEAEDWVLVTSAHGQAAFRCVVTGRVKSGQVFIPMHKDRVNRLIPSEFDPQSRQPSYKITAVQLKKISGS
- the nirD gene encoding nitrite reductase small subunit NirD; its protein translation is MWRAVCEVDDIPGNGGACIKWGEKQIALFNFANGTDWYAMDNRCPHDGQTVLARGIVGDAAGTPKVACPLHKHSFCLKDGRHLGGEEEWRIRTYPVKVEGGRVFLDLPDEEERRGAS